In Polynucleobacter sp. es-EL-1, the following are encoded in one genomic region:
- a CDS encoding VWA domain-containing protein, which produces MLIEFFLSLKEAKIPVSVREFLSLLDALKAGVIEPSIDEFYQLARMTLVKDEQYFDRFDQVFGAYFQGIEKIIALAPDIPADWLEKKLQRVLSAEEKAALQKLGGPQALQKRLQELMKEQKEWHGGGKKWIGAGGSSPFGHSGYHPEGIRIGGESAGNRTAIKVWEAREFKDYDSDLSLGTRNIKMALRRLRRFARSGSRLELDLDKTIHSTAANAGMLDIQMRPERHNQVKVLLLMDVGGSMDDHVQRISELFTAVKTEFKHLEHYYFHNCVYEHLWQSNRRRRDQVTSTQDVINKYGSDYKLIFVGDATMSPYEILSPNGAVEYNNRESGATWIHRLTDHFPHYAWLNPEPESIWQYRQSIEIMQGLMKDRMYPVTMNGLEDAMRQLSK; this is translated from the coding sequence ATGCTGATTGAATTTTTCTTGAGCTTAAAAGAAGCCAAAATTCCGGTTTCTGTTCGAGAGTTCTTAAGTTTGCTCGATGCCTTAAAGGCCGGAGTCATCGAACCTTCCATCGATGAGTTTTACCAGTTGGCACGGATGACCTTAGTCAAAGATGAGCAATACTTTGATCGCTTTGATCAAGTTTTTGGGGCCTACTTTCAGGGTATTGAAAAGATTATCGCCCTAGCCCCTGATATTCCTGCGGATTGGCTAGAAAAGAAATTACAAAGAGTACTGAGCGCCGAAGAAAAAGCAGCCTTACAAAAATTAGGCGGCCCACAGGCACTGCAAAAACGCTTGCAAGAGCTCATGAAAGAACAAAAGGAATGGCATGGTGGCGGCAAAAAATGGATTGGAGCTGGCGGCTCTTCTCCATTTGGTCACAGTGGCTACCATCCAGAAGGTATTCGTATTGGCGGTGAAAGCGCTGGCAATCGCACTGCTATCAAAGTCTGGGAAGCTCGAGAATTTAAAGACTATGACAGCGACTTGAGTCTAGGTACCCGCAACATCAAAATGGCTTTGCGCCGTCTTCGCCGCTTTGCAAGATCGGGATCCCGTCTTGAGCTTGATCTCGATAAAACCATTCACTCTACAGCTGCTAATGCGGGGATGCTTGATATACAGATGCGGCCAGAGCGGCATAACCAAGTCAAAGTATTGCTATTGATGGATGTGGGTGGGTCTATGGATGACCATGTGCAGCGGATATCGGAATTATTTACTGCAGTCAAAACTGAATTTAAGCATCTTGAGCACTATTATTTTCATAACTGCGTGTATGAACATCTATGGCAAAGTAATCGCCGTAGACGTGATCAAGTTACCAGCACTCAAGATGTCATCAACAAGTATGGGTCAGATTACAAGCTGATTTTTGTGGGTGACGCGACCATGTCGCCTTATGAAATACTCAGCCCCAATGGTGCAGTTGAGTACAACAATCGAGAATCTGGCGCAACCTGGATACATCGCCTCACTGATCATTTCCCCCACTACGCCTGGCTCAATCCAGAACCAGAATCCATTTGGCAATATCGACAATCCATTGAAATCATGCAAGGCCTCATGAAAGATCGTATGTATCCCGTCACCATGAATGGACTTGAGGATGCCATGCGCCAACTTTCCAAGTAA
- a CDS encoding MoxR family ATPase gives MTTAQNRFDGSQSYVATEDLKLAVNAAMKLERPLLIKGEPGTGKTMLAEEVAAALKMPLMQWHIKSTTKAQQGLYEYDAVSRLRDSQLGDEKVKDIRNYIIKGVLWQAFEANEPVVLLIDEIDKADIEFPNDLLREIDRMEFYVYETRELIKAKHRPLVIITSNNEKELPDAFLRRCFFHYIAFPDATTMQSIIDVHHPNIKQDLLEAALKSFYQIRSLPGIKKKPSTSELIDWLKLLLAEDIPAQALHSNDDKVVVPPLHGALLKNEQDVHLFERLVMMNRNNR, from the coding sequence ATGACTACAGCACAAAACCGATTTGATGGCTCTCAATCCTATGTTGCCACGGAAGATCTCAAGCTGGCGGTCAATGCGGCAATGAAGCTTGAGCGCCCTCTCCTAATTAAAGGTGAGCCAGGGACCGGAAAAACCATGCTGGCGGAGGAAGTGGCAGCAGCCCTCAAGATGCCTCTGATGCAATGGCATATCAAATCGACTACTAAGGCTCAGCAAGGTTTATACGAATACGATGCCGTGAGCCGCTTAAGGGACTCTCAGTTAGGCGATGAAAAAGTAAAGGATATCCGCAACTACATCATCAAAGGAGTGCTTTGGCAGGCATTTGAAGCGAATGAACCTGTTGTCTTATTAATTGATGAAATTGATAAAGCGGATATTGAGTTTCCCAATGATCTCTTGCGAGAAATCGATCGCATGGAGTTTTATGTTTACGAAACGCGCGAGCTGATTAAAGCAAAACACCGTCCTTTAGTCATCATCACCTCCAATAATGAAAAAGAATTGCCCGATGCATTTTTGCGTCGTTGCTTCTTTCATTACATCGCATTTCCAGATGCCACAACCATGCAAAGTATTATTGATGTTCATCACCCCAATATCAAACAGGATTTATTAGAGGCTGCTTTAAAGTCCTTCTATCAAATTCGTTCACTGCCCGGCATCAAGAAAAAACCATCCACTTCGGAACTCATCGATTGGCTCAAACTCTTGTTAGCAGAAGATATTCCGGCGCAAGCGTTGCATAGCAATGATGACAAAGTGGTGGTGCCACCTCTACATGGTGCACTCCTGAAGAATGAGCAGGATGTTCATTTATTTGAGCGTCTAGTGATGATGAATCGCAATAACCGCTAA
- a CDS encoding cytochrome c, with translation MKKHHIFTQLAVCAGLALTGLSAQAQDVKGSAQAGQGKVWLCIGCHAIPDYRADYPLVYKVPMLGGQNAAYIASSLAAYKKGERKHPTMRSIAASLSDQDMADLGEYYAVQTASSPNNPLK, from the coding sequence ATGAAAAAACACCACATTTTTACCCAATTGGCTGTTTGTGCTGGTTTGGCTCTCACTGGCTTATCAGCCCAAGCTCAAGACGTCAAAGGTTCTGCCCAGGCCGGTCAAGGCAAGGTCTGGCTTTGCATTGGTTGCCATGCTATTCCTGACTATCGCGCTGACTATCCTTTGGTTTATAAAGTGCCCATGTTGGGCGGCCAAAATGCTGCCTATATCGCGAGCTCATTAGCTGCCTATAAGAAAGGCGAAAGAAAGCATCCAACGATGCGTTCTATTGCTGCCAGCTTATCTGATCAAGATATGGCTGATCTTGGCGAATACTATGCTGTGCAAACTGCCAGCTCACCGAATAACCCATTGAAGTGA
- a CDS encoding cytochrome c, whose product MKFALITAMLLSSIGIAQAANVEKGKALVEKANCGSCHGANLNTPILPAYPKLAGQYADYLYYALRAYQVGNSNAMYGRNNAVMSSQVQNFTDADLKDMAAYISKLPGNFVVKK is encoded by the coding sequence ATGAAATTCGCACTCATTACCGCCATGTTGTTATCCAGCATTGGTATTGCGCAAGCTGCCAATGTTGAAAAGGGCAAGGCTTTAGTAGAAAAGGCTAACTGTGGTTCATGCCATGGCGCTAATTTAAATACCCCAATCTTGCCCGCTTATCCAAAATTAGCTGGTCAATATGCTGATTACTTGTACTATGCCTTGCGTGCATATCAAGTGGGCAACAGTAATGCTATGTATGGCCGCAATAACGCAGTAATGTCCTCACAGGTCCAAAATTTCACGGATGCTGATTTGAAGGATATGGCTGCTTATATCTCTAAATTACCTGGAAACTTTGTAGTTAAGAAATAA
- a CDS encoding GntR family transcriptional regulator, with protein sequence MNTKLINRPLYEDVAERLREQIFAHELAPGSWLDEQSLALQFGISRTPMREAIKVLASEGLVTTKMNKGAYVTEVDRRDLEQIFTVLSLLEGQAAKETALKASEEQLTALDNLHHRLEKAAADRDIEQFFEINVKFHDMIQDIAGNKWMNGVIVDLRKVLKLQRRDSLSRSGRLLSSLTEHREILQAILKRDGVAAELAMRKHLARGLEATK encoded by the coding sequence ATGAATACAAAACTAATCAATCGGCCGCTATACGAGGATGTTGCAGAGCGTCTCCGTGAGCAAATATTTGCGCATGAATTAGCCCCTGGAAGCTGGCTTGACGAGCAAAGTCTGGCTCTACAGTTTGGGATCAGCCGCACACCCATGCGAGAAGCCATCAAGGTTTTGGCTTCAGAAGGACTAGTCACTACCAAAATGAATAAAGGTGCCTACGTCACAGAAGTTGACCGACGAGATCTAGAGCAAATTTTTACAGTACTCTCCCTCTTAGAGGGTCAAGCAGCAAAAGAAACCGCATTAAAGGCTAGCGAGGAGCAGTTAACCGCTTTAGACAACCTCCATCACCGCTTAGAAAAAGCAGCTGCCGATAGAGATATTGAGCAATTTTTTGAAATTAATGTGAAATTTCACGACATGATCCAGGACATTGCCGGCAATAAATGGATGAATGGCGTCATTGTTGATTTGCGCAAGGTTCTTAAACTGCAACGCCGTGACTCTCTGAGTCGCAGTGGACGACTCCTGAGCTCTCTCACCGAACACCGTGAAATACTCCAAGCAATCCTGAAAAGAGATGGTGTTGCAGCTGAGCTAGCGATGCGAAAACACCTAGCACGCGGCTTAGAAGCAACAAAATAA
- the scpA gene encoding methylmalonyl-CoA mutase yields MSANKNKSASKSSATWPKVPESNLEAWKKSAQKSAPNGDVDRLGWKTPDGIHLKALYTSEDVDGLQYTNSLPGFEPFVRGPQATMYSVRPWTIRQYAGFSTAEESNAFYRKALDAGGQGVSVAFDLATHRGYDSDHPRVTGDVGKAGVAIDSVEDMKILFDGIPLDKVSVSMTMNGAVLPVLAGYIVAGEEQGVKQELLSGTIQNDILKEFMVRNTYIYPPEPSMRIIGDIIEYTAKHMPKFNSISISGYHMQEAGANQVLELAFTLADGKEYVKTALAKGLDVDGFAGRLSFFFAIGMNFYLEVAKLRAARLLWWRIMKSFEPKNPKSLMLRTHCQTSGWSLTEQDPYNNVVRTTVEAMAAVFGGTQSLHTNSFDEAIALPSEFSSRIARNTQLILQEETHITSVIDPWAGSYMMENLTQEMADKAWEIIEEVDAMGGMTKAVESGWAKLKIEAAAAEKQAKIDSGSDVIVGVNKYKLGKEDLVDVLMIDNDKVRESQVARLKEIKAKRDSQKVEAALEALTKAAEDNTGNLLELAVQAIRLRATVGEVSDALEKVYGRHRADTQKVTGVYAAAYDSAEGWEKLKVEIADFAKDFGRRPRVMIAKLGQDGHDRGAKVVATAYADLGFDVDIGPLFQTPEECARQAIENDVHALGVSTLAAGHKTLVPAIIAELKKQGSDDIIVFVGGVIPRQDYEFLYEAGVKGIYGPGTPIPASAKDVLEQIRKSVKPT; encoded by the coding sequence ATGAGTGCCAATAAAAATAAGTCTGCATCTAAGTCATCTGCTACTTGGCCTAAGGTGCCAGAAAGTAATTTAGAGGCGTGGAAAAAATCAGCGCAAAAGTCTGCGCCCAATGGTGATGTAGACCGCTTAGGTTGGAAAACGCCAGATGGCATTCATTTAAAAGCGTTGTATACATCTGAAGATGTCGATGGCCTTCAGTACACCAATTCATTGCCAGGGTTTGAGCCATTTGTGCGCGGTCCACAGGCAACGATGTACTCCGTTCGTCCATGGACTATCCGCCAATATGCTGGCTTTTCTACTGCAGAAGAATCCAATGCCTTCTATCGCAAAGCTCTTGATGCGGGCGGTCAAGGTGTATCCGTTGCTTTTGACTTAGCGACACATCGTGGCTATGACTCAGATCATCCGCGCGTCACTGGCGACGTTGGTAAGGCGGGTGTTGCAATCGATTCTGTAGAGGATATGAAAATTTTGTTTGATGGCATTCCATTAGACAAGGTATCTGTGTCGATGACGATGAATGGTGCTGTCTTGCCTGTGCTGGCAGGTTACATCGTGGCAGGCGAAGAGCAGGGCGTTAAACAAGAATTGCTATCGGGAACAATTCAGAATGACATTCTGAAAGAGTTTATGGTGCGCAATACCTATATCTACCCGCCTGAGCCTTCCATGCGCATTATTGGCGACATCATTGAATACACCGCGAAACACATGCCTAAATTTAACTCGATATCTATTTCGGGTTATCACATGCAAGAGGCTGGCGCCAATCAAGTACTAGAACTGGCTTTCACTTTGGCCGATGGCAAAGAGTATGTAAAAACTGCGCTCGCAAAAGGTCTGGATGTAGATGGCTTTGCTGGACGCCTTTCTTTCTTCTTTGCAATTGGTATGAACTTCTATTTAGAGGTGGCAAAGCTACGCGCAGCTCGTCTTTTGTGGTGGCGCATCATGAAGTCGTTTGAGCCTAAAAATCCAAAGTCATTGATGTTGCGCACGCACTGCCAAACATCAGGCTGGTCTTTAACGGAGCAGGATCCCTATAACAACGTAGTCCGTACTACCGTAGAAGCGATGGCAGCGGTGTTTGGCGGTACTCAATCTTTGCACACGAATTCTTTCGATGAAGCGATTGCACTACCATCCGAATTTTCAAGCCGCATTGCGCGTAATACCCAACTCATTCTCCAAGAAGAAACCCATATCACTAGCGTGATTGATCCTTGGGCAGGTTCTTACATGATGGAGAACTTAACGCAAGAGATGGCTGATAAGGCTTGGGAAATCATCGAAGAAGTCGACGCCATGGGCGGTATGACGAAGGCCGTTGAGAGTGGCTGGGCAAAGCTCAAGATTGAAGCTGCTGCTGCAGAGAAACAAGCCAAGATTGATTCGGGATCCGATGTCATTGTTGGTGTCAATAAATATAAGCTTGGTAAAGAAGATCTTGTTGATGTCTTAATGATCGACAACGATAAGGTTCGCGAGAGTCAAGTAGCGCGTTTGAAAGAGATTAAGGCTAAGCGCGATAGCCAAAAGGTTGAGGCAGCACTAGAGGCTTTGACCAAAGCTGCAGAAGACAATACCGGCAACTTGTTGGAGTTGGCGGTTCAAGCGATTCGCTTACGTGCTACCGTTGGCGAAGTTTCTGATGCATTGGAGAAAGTTTACGGGCGCCATCGCGCCGATACTCAAAAGGTGACCGGTGTGTATGCAGCTGCTTATGACTCAGCGGAAGGCTGGGAAAAACTCAAAGTCGAGATCGCTGATTTCGCAAAAGATTTTGGTCGTCGTCCACGCGTGATGATTGCCAAGCTGGGTCAAGATGGTCATGATCGCGGTGCCAAGGTTGTTGCTACTGCCTATGCTGACCTCGGTTTTGATGTGGATATCGGACCACTCTTTCAAACGCCTGAAGAGTGTGCGCGCCAAGCAATTGAAAATGATGTCCATGCTTTGGGCGTTTCAACCTTAGCGGCTGGTCACAAGACATTGGTGCCTGCGATTATTGCTGAGCTTAAAAAACAAGGCTCAGATGACATCATTGTTTTCGTCGGGGGCGTCATCCCACGCCAGGATTATGAGTTCCTTTATGAGGCTGGTGTGAAAGGTATCTACGGTCCAGGTACGCCTATTCCCGCTTCTGCAAAGGATGTTCTTGAGCAGATTCGTAAATCTGTAAAGCCTACTTAA
- the meaB gene encoding methylmalonyl Co-A mutase-associated GTPase MeaB: MLEAADQVLVNDLTGAPSLRQRRALAKIITLLESTRMDHRKRADDVLNTLLPKTGKSFRLGISGVPGVGKSTLIETLGLYLIEKGHRVAVLAIDPSSSLSGGSILGDKTRMEKLSVLDNAFIRPSPSSCTLGGVAEKTREAMLVAEAAGFDVVIVETVGVGQSEIAVAGMTDMFLLLQLPNAGDDLQAIKKGVMEIADLIVINKVDIDPDAAMRAQLFITSSLRLLGFQGNPDHASHDQEYWHPSVMTLSALQGNGVPELWEKILHFQKLQNANGKLQSRRQQQAGAWMWDRIDAGLKNAFRNHPAVQTLLPDLSAQVNQGTMAASVAARRLLEAMGHEFF; encoded by the coding sequence ATGCTTGAAGCTGCTGACCAAGTTCTGGTGAATGATCTCACCGGTGCACCATCGCTGCGTCAGCGACGGGCATTGGCAAAGATCATTACCTTGCTTGAGTCAACCCGCATGGATCATCGCAAGCGTGCGGATGATGTTCTCAATACCTTATTGCCCAAAACTGGCAAATCTTTTCGTTTGGGAATCTCCGGCGTGCCAGGAGTAGGTAAATCCACCCTGATTGAAACGCTCGGCTTATATCTCATTGAAAAAGGTCATCGTGTTGCGGTCCTAGCAATTGACCCATCTTCTAGCTTATCTGGTGGCTCGATACTGGGGGATAAAACCCGTATGGAGAAATTATCGGTATTGGATAACGCCTTCATTCGTCCAAGCCCATCATCTTGCACCTTAGGGGGTGTGGCTGAGAAGACCCGTGAAGCGATGTTAGTAGCAGAGGCTGCAGGATTTGATGTAGTGATTGTTGAAACAGTGGGCGTTGGTCAAAGTGAAATTGCAGTGGCCGGCATGACAGATATGTTCTTACTCTTACAGCTACCTAATGCTGGTGATGATCTTCAGGCGATTAAAAAGGGTGTGATGGAGATTGCCGACCTCATCGTGATTAATAAGGTGGATATTGATCCTGATGCAGCAATGCGGGCGCAACTATTTATTACCAGCTCTTTAAGATTGCTGGGATTCCAAGGCAATCCCGACCATGCTTCGCATGACCAAGAGTATTGGCATCCCTCAGTGATGACCTTAAGCGCATTGCAAGGAAATGGTGTTCCTGAACTGTGGGAAAAAATTCTGCATTTTCAAAAGCTCCAGAACGCCAATGGCAAGCTGCAATCACGTCGTCAACAGCAGGCAGGCGCATGGATGTGGGACAGAATTGATGCCGGCCTTAAGAATGCTTTTCGCAATCATCCAGCAGTACAAACATTATTACCTGACTTAAGTGCCCAGGTAAATCAAGGAACCATGGCTGCTTCAGTTGCCGCGCGACGTTTGCTCGAGGCAATGGGGCATGAATTTTTCTAA
- a CDS encoding acyl-CoA carboxylase subunit beta encodes MKEIIQQLEAKRELARLGGGQKRIAAQHSKGKLTARERIELLLDAGTFEEWDMFVEHRCHDFGMADQTVPGDGVVTGYGMINGRLVFVFSQDFTVLGGSLSEAHAEKICKIMDQALKVGAPVIGLNDSGGARIQEGVASLGGYAEIFQRNVTASGVIPQISLIMGPSAGGAVYSPALTDFIFMVKDSSYMFVTGPEVVKTVTHEDVTAEELGGAVTHSTISGVCDLAFDNDVDAIMMLRRFFNYLPLSNREKPPMINGAMRTEEPDFSLDTLVPSNPNQPYDMKELIEKIVDDGEFFELQPDYAKNILIGFARMEGRSIGIVANQPLVLAGCLDIKASIKAARFVRFCDAFNIPVITLVDVPGFMPGTSQEYGGIIKHGAKLLYAYADCTVPKVTLITRKAYGGAYDVMASKHLRGDVNFAWPSAEIAVMGPKGAVEIIFREEKSDPAKIAAREAEYKAKFANPFVAGRRGYIDDVILPHETRKRISRSLAMLKDKELTNPARKHGNIPL; translated from the coding sequence ATGAAGGAAATCATTCAACAGCTTGAAGCAAAGCGTGAACTCGCCAGATTGGGTGGCGGGCAAAAGCGCATCGCTGCTCAGCATTCAAAAGGTAAATTAACCGCACGAGAGCGCATTGAGCTCTTGCTCGATGCCGGAACCTTCGAAGAATGGGATATGTTCGTAGAGCATCGTTGCCACGATTTTGGAATGGCTGATCAGACTGTACCTGGTGATGGTGTTGTTACCGGTTATGGAATGATTAATGGCCGTCTAGTCTTTGTATTTTCACAAGACTTCACGGTATTGGGTGGATCCCTTTCTGAGGCTCATGCAGAAAAGATTTGCAAGATCATGGATCAAGCGCTCAAAGTGGGCGCTCCGGTTATTGGTTTAAATGACTCTGGTGGCGCACGTATTCAAGAGGGTGTCGCTTCCCTGGGCGGCTATGCTGAAATCTTCCAGCGTAATGTCACTGCTTCTGGTGTGATTCCTCAGATTTCCCTCATCATGGGGCCTTCAGCAGGCGGCGCAGTGTATTCCCCAGCATTGACTGACTTTATCTTCATGGTGAAAGACAGCTCCTACATGTTTGTAACCGGTCCAGAAGTAGTGAAGACCGTGACGCATGAGGACGTAACGGCTGAAGAGTTGGGTGGCGCGGTAACGCATTCAACCATTTCTGGCGTGTGTGATTTGGCATTTGATAATGATGTAGATGCGATCATGATGCTACGTCGTTTCTTTAACTATCTCCCACTCTCTAATCGCGAGAAGCCTCCTATGATTAATGGGGCGATGCGCACTGAAGAGCCTGATTTTTCTTTAGATACTTTAGTTCCTAGTAATCCAAATCAGCCCTACGATATGAAAGAGCTGATTGAGAAGATTGTGGATGATGGCGAGTTCTTTGAGCTGCAGCCTGACTATGCCAAAAATATCTTGATTGGATTTGCGCGCATGGAAGGTCGCTCCATCGGTATCGTAGCTAATCAGCCTTTGGTGCTAGCAGGCTGTTTAGATATCAAGGCATCCATTAAGGCGGCTCGTTTTGTTCGATTCTGTGACGCCTTTAATATCCCAGTTATCACCTTAGTTGATGTGCCTGGTTTTATGCCTGGTACATCCCAAGAATATGGCGGCATTATTAAGCATGGCGCGAAGTTGTTATACGCCTATGCGGATTGCACTGTGCCTAAAGTAACTTTGATTACCCGTAAGGCTTATGGTGGTGCTTATGACGTGATGGCTTCAAAACATCTGCGTGGCGATGTGAACTTTGCCTGGCCTTCTGCAGAAATTGCAGTGATGGGGCCCAAGGGTGCTGTTGAAATTATTTTCCGTGAAGAAAAATCGGATCCGGCAAAAATTGCAGCGCGCGAAGCGGAATACAAAGCTAAGTTTGCAAATCCATTTGTGGCAGGTCGTCGTGGCTATATCGATGATGTGATTCTTCCCCATGAAACTCGCAAACGTATTTCACGTTCTTTGGCGATGTTGAAAGATAAAGAACTCACTAATCCTGCGCGTAAACACGGCAATATTCCTCTGTAA
- the accC gene encoding acetyl-CoA carboxylase biotin carboxylase subunit has product MFKKILIANRGEIACRVMKTAKKMGIKTVAVYSEADKEARHVQMADEAVCIGPAPSRESYLVMDRIIQACKDTGAEAVHPGYGFLSENEQFAKRCEEEGIVFIGPKHQSIAAMGDKIASKKLALDAKVNTIPGYNEAIDTTEEAVKIAQGIGYPVMIKASAGGGGKGLRVAFNDKEAAEGFAACKTEAMNSFGDDRIFIEKFVEGPRHIEIQVLGDAHGNVVYLGERDCSIQRRHQKVIEEAPSPFIDPATRKAMGEQAVALAKAVNYQSAGTVEFVVGKDKSFYFLEMNTRLQVEHPVTEGITGLDLVEQMIRVAAGEKLAFKQEDIKLDGWSMECRINADDPFRNFLPSTGRLVKYRPPEAVDGVRVDTGVYEGGEIPMYYDSMIAKLIVHGKDRAEAIEKMRGALNDFVIRGIHSNIPFQAALLQHPRFVSGDFTTGFIAEEYPEGFKKDSVQPSDSKRLAALAAFMRYRYLEHIQMIDGQLAGHEMTIAKKFVVVTGSRVGSSENIQEIPIRIELKEGVYSVYIEESDGVSRYDIVSNWRPGEICLRATINGTSKITAQVERKGVKYALVLDGAHYECMVLSPLGAELQRRMPVKVPPDTSKLVMSPMPGLLTNISVKVGEQVTAGQKLAAIEAMKMENTLVAAQDGVVAEICANVGESLAVDQLIIRFE; this is encoded by the coding sequence ATGTTTAAGAAAATTTTGATTGCTAACCGCGGTGAGATTGCTTGCCGGGTGATGAAAACTGCCAAGAAGATGGGCATTAAGACGGTTGCCGTCTACTCTGAGGCCGATAAAGAGGCGCGTCATGTGCAAATGGCTGATGAAGCGGTCTGTATTGGACCAGCCCCTTCGCGTGAATCCTATTTAGTGATGGATCGTATTATTCAGGCGTGTAAGGATACGGGTGCTGAAGCAGTTCATCCAGGTTACGGCTTTTTATCTGAGAATGAGCAGTTTGCAAAGCGCTGCGAAGAAGAAGGTATTGTTTTCATTGGCCCTAAGCATCAGTCCATTGCCGCCATGGGCGATAAGATTGCATCCAAGAAGCTCGCTTTAGATGCTAAGGTCAACACCATTCCTGGCTATAACGAAGCGATTGATACGACCGAAGAAGCGGTCAAGATTGCTCAAGGTATCGGTTACCCGGTCATGATTAAGGCATCTGCTGGTGGTGGTGGTAAAGGTCTGCGGGTTGCATTTAATGATAAAGAGGCTGCCGAAGGTTTTGCTGCTTGCAAAACAGAGGCGATGAATAGCTTTGGCGATGATCGCATCTTCATTGAGAAGTTTGTTGAGGGTCCACGCCATATTGAGATTCAGGTATTGGGGGATGCCCACGGTAATGTGGTTTATCTTGGCGAGCGTGATTGCTCTATTCAGCGTCGCCATCAAAAGGTTATTGAAGAAGCGCCGTCACCCTTTATTGATCCAGCCACGCGCAAGGCGATGGGTGAACAAGCGGTTGCTTTGGCTAAAGCAGTGAACTATCAATCTGCGGGTACTGTCGAGTTTGTGGTTGGTAAAGATAAGTCTTTCTACTTCCTGGAGATGAATACCCGTTTGCAGGTTGAGCATCCTGTTACCGAAGGTATTACAGGGCTTGACCTTGTTGAGCAAATGATTCGGGTTGCTGCCGGTGAAAAATTGGCATTTAAGCAAGAAGATATCAAGCTCGATGGCTGGTCAATGGAGTGCCGTATCAATGCGGATGATCCATTTAGAAACTTCCTGCCATCTACGGGCCGTCTCGTCAAATATCGTCCGCCAGAAGCGGTCGATGGGGTGCGCGTTGATACTGGAGTCTATGAAGGCGGAGAGATCCCCATGTATTACGACTCCATGATTGCAAAATTGATTGTGCATGGCAAAGATCGTGCTGAAGCGATTGAAAAGATGCGTGGCGCGCTCAATGACTTTGTGATTCGCGGCATCCATTCCAATATTCCATTTCAAGCTGCATTACTTCAGCATCCGCGTTTTGTTTCAGGTGACTTCACAACGGGCTTTATCGCTGAAGAGTATCCAGAGGGTTTTAAGAAGGACTCTGTACAACCATCTGACTCAAAACGATTGGCTGCTTTGGCTGCTTTTATGCGCTATCGCTATCTCGAGCACATTCAAATGATTGATGGTCAGCTAGCTGGCCATGAAATGACGATTGCAAAGAAGTTTGTGGTAGTAACAGGCAGTCGTGTGGGCTCTAGCGAAAATATTCAAGAAATTCCGATTCGCATAGAGTTAAAAGAGGGTGTTTATTCTGTCTACATCGAGGAATCTGATGGCGTCAGTCGCTACGATATCGTCAGCAATTGGAGACCGGGTGAGATTTGTTTGCGCGCTACGATTAATGGCACCAGCAAGATCACGGCACAAGTTGAGCGTAAGGGCGTTAAATATGCCCTTGTATTGGATGGCGCACATTACGAGTGTATGGTTTTGAGCCCCTTAGGTGCAGAGTTACAACGCCGCATGCCCGTTAAAGTTCCACCAGATACGTCTAAATTGGTCATGTCTCCTATGCCCGGCTTACTAACCAATATTTCTGTGAAAGTTGGAGAGCAAGTTACTGCAGGTCAAAAATTAGCAGCCATTGAAGCCATGAAAATGGAGAACACACTGGTTGCAGCCCAAGATGGTGTTGTCGCAGAGATCTGTGCCAATGTGGGTGAGAGTTTGGCTGTTGATCAACTTATTATCCGTTTTGAGTAA
- a CDS encoding VOC family protein yields the protein MTKPFKILGIQQVAIGGENKERLRKLWVDLLGFDYKSTFVSERENVDEDICAIGKGAHEIEVDLMQPFDIEKKPAVHQTPLNHIGLWVDDLPKAVEWLSAQGLRFAPGGIRKGAAGYDITFVHPKGNEEFPLCGEGVLIELVQAPPDIIAGLSS from the coding sequence ATGACTAAGCCATTCAAAATTCTAGGCATTCAACAAGTAGCCATTGGCGGTGAGAATAAAGAGCGTCTTCGCAAACTTTGGGTTGATTTATTAGGCTTTGACTATAAAAGCACTTTTGTATCCGAGCGTGAGAACGTAGACGAAGATATTTGCGCCATTGGTAAAGGGGCTCACGAGATTGAGGTTGATTTGATGCAACCCTTTGATATCGAAAAGAAGCCAGCTGTTCACCAAACCCCTTTAAATCACATTGGTTTATGGGTTGATGATCTTCCCAAGGCTGTGGAATGGCTCTCTGCCCAAGGTCTGCGATTTGCGCCTGGCGGAATTCGTAAAGGTGCAGCAGGCTATGACATTACTTTTGTCCACCCTAAAGGCAATGAAGAGTTTCCGCTATGTGGTGAAGGTGTACTGATTGAGCTAGTGCAAGCCCCACCAGATATCATTGCGGGCCTAAGTTCATAG